The following are encoded together in the Cicer arietinum cultivar CDC Frontier isolate Library 1 chromosome 2, Cicar.CDCFrontier_v2.0, whole genome shotgun sequence genome:
- the LOC140919357 gene encoding uncharacterized protein, with amino-acid sequence MTPFEALYRMRHRTPLCWYETGDNLALGPEIVQQTTDKVKMIQEKMRASQRPYQILKCVGNVAYQIVLPPSLSNLHSVFHVSQLHKYIPDPSYLIESDKVVWGDAIGENATWEVESQMRDLYPELFSSDSTMPINTSYIVESERLEKPITLKLEVLPFLQQWLEWESESLK; translated from the exons ATGACCCCTTTTGAGGCGTTGTATCGAATGAGGCATAGGACCCCTCTGTGTTGGTATGAGACGGGCGATAACCTTGCTTTAGGACCTGAGATTGTTCAACAGACTACTGATAAAGTAAAGATGATTCAAGAAAAGATGAGAGCATCACAGA GACCTTACCAAATTCTTAAATGTGTTGGTAACGTAGCATATCAGATCGTGTTGCCTCCGTCTCTTTCTAATCTTCATAGTGTCTTTCACGTGTCTCAACTTCATAAATACATTCCTGATCCTTCATATTTGATTGAGTCAGACAAg GTTGTCTGGGGAGACGCTATTGGTGAAAATGCTACGTGGGAAGTTGAAAGTCAAATGCGTGATTTGTATCCAGAGTTATTTTCCTCAg ATAGTACAATGCCTATAAATACATCATATATAGTGGAGAGTGAACGTTTGGAAAAACCAATAACATTGAAACTTGAAGTTCTTCCTTTCTTGCAACAATGGTTGGAGTGGGAGAGTGAAAGCTTGAAATAA